The genome window gtagtactgtagttttaaattttatttttatcccATTTCCAAACGCAACAATTAATAAAGATTTGAAGAGCATAAATTAATGAGTTCTTCTTCAGGCACACGTAGCTGGTTCGTACCTATACCAAAATGATGAAGATGGATCTTTCAGAATAATGCCATAACATTTGTGAATATATCAAAATGAGTGCTGACCCTATTTATTCGGAAAGGTGTCACTTTTTGCAATGTCATACCATACACATGTACACGGACACATTTCCATGTCATTTTATAGTAAACATGGAAAGGGAATGGATAATCAGCTGTACGCGGGAGCACCGAAGACAAGAGACAATGCAAATTGGGAGGTTTTGAGACAATTTGCGTGGGGGACCGACCTACTGCacctgcttcttcttcttgtacAATGTATGCCAATTGATTAATGGTTCCCTCCGTGCACACGTCTTCCGAGTAGTTATTTGTTATGTTTCACTTAATGGCTTCTCCTTCATTCCGTGTTGATCATCACATGCAATGAAATATCGAATGTCATTTTAGAACCGTTATGTACGGTCAACAGTGAAAAAAGAGCAACCACCTGTCAGCTTGTAAGAAGATCCGCGAATATTTGTGCATATGGGAATTTTGCAGCAGGAGCTGAAGGTGCAAGTGGAAGGCTTCGGTGAATTTTGAGGCAACGGTGGATTTATTTTGAGTTGTACAGTTAAGATTGAATCGctcgggggtactgtaggtccTTGATCTGATGAGCTCCTTGAAAAGAAGTACATCGCCTGCAGTAGTGGGTTACATCGTGATATACAGGCATTTAGgactttcaaatttgattatttgcTATATTGAGATCTtgattattagtttttttaattaggcAACTTTTACAATTAGCTTAACTCGAAGCAAAcagttgtattttttgagatcaCCACATTTTTGATTGCTCTTCTACTTATATCCATAGAGCCCAAGTCACAACTTTGTTCTTTTtgcagatatcaaaaaataaacaactaaaaattgtagaGGATGATTTGATACATGTCTTGTatgccaataattttttagtaaagaGGATTCAGTAACTCAATTGATAAGTGATCAAGTGGCTCAGTTTCTGCAAAACTCTTCAACTTGAggtctttcaaattttcaatacagtACGACCTTTTCAGGTAATCtagacaattttcagatgtttctcAAAACGGACTGTCGCTTTCATTAGCATCAGTGTCACTCAATCTAATGAAAACACAAGTCACTCAGTCATTTATGCCCCTGTCTCTCTCCCTCCCTATTTCCACTCAATCCACATCATAAAcccttcttttttatttcttgtcttcttcattttcttctattGTATTTTTCTGTTCATGACCCAGAAATGGTGCCAGCCGGGGGATTATTAATAAGGCTCGGCATGTGCCTCCCCACTGGGTTTCGTGGAAAGGGGTCCTAAGACGCCAAGGTTGTTTCTCGGATTTTAATAGGCTAATAGAAGAACGAGAAAGCGAGGCGATTGACACGGAATTAGCTAGTTTTAATGTGTAGGAATTGATTTATTGGCTattgagttttttggaaaaaaatctaacaattaatattaaaaacaaaaacagtaTGGAGACCCGTAAATGCACCAGATCTTTGAATGATAAGAAGGGAATactaaaatatcgattttccaaattaatgGTGTGGATAATTGGAATATGAAACTGGAGGATAACACATTTGAGTTGGTGAGTAAGAAGATGAGGAAACTGATGATGTTGGAGAATTGAAGTTATGGGAAACATCTCCATGAGGTACTGACATTTGATTTTGTGGGCAATAGTTTTGAGGCAAATACATCGAGAATTCTTCTTTTACGGCATAATTGTTGAAGTTGTTGCTGTTGTTCATCGTGTAGTCGGGAGTTGaagaagaaactgaaaaaaattaattgagaattgtaaaatcaaattttaaattttgagaattaactaaaatagaaaattggaagaatacTACTTgtgaggaaaaaattaaagcaaaCTTTTAATTATTCTAGATACAGCTCGTACAAAAATGCTAATTAAATTGCATATCGAATTTTACAGAATTACAGTCTAGAACAGTCTAGAACATAGAAGTACACATGATTGCTAgcttttaatttgttttgctTATTATGATGTTACACTacaataattatatttttgctctatatgtattcaaaaattcttttagCACATGAAGACTTATCTTACCTGATGGTTGCTGTGGATCTTGATTGAGAAGAACCTGAAGTTGTTGAATATACTTGACAGCTTCACGAAGGGTGTCTGCTTTGCTCCATTTCTTGGTATGATTCTTTGGTTGAAGACGGTTGCGGAGCACGTCGAAACCATGGTTTacctggaaaatgttttatttaagaAATGTACATTGAGGGACAAAataagttagaaaaaaattagtactcaaaaatattgattcaaTATAAATGTACATACCTGATGAACTCGCTTGCGTTCTCTCTCATTTCTGGCAACTTGATTCTTCTTGGCCATTgcttcctttttttgttgggcgggaaaataaaaagagagAGGGAAGACGGTGGTGGCTAGGAGTGAGTGTGGGTGAACTGAATGAATAAGGCTAATGGTGAGAGGAAAGGCGGGACGGGACAATCTGATGGGCGGGACTAGGAGGGTGGATATTGGCACAAACCGTATTGGCACCAAATTATAGAGGGAGGAGTTGAAGAGTTCGAGGTCAAAGGATTGGGAGGAGGTACAAatctggaaaatctgaaaatctgagcTCAGACCCATATtctcaaattaaaatgtaacaaaaaagttttataaatttagaCCCTGTAAATCAACTTTTGAAGAGttaaaagttacaaaaactTCTACCGATCCAAAATGTGGGAGGTATGACCAGTGCTTGTACGAGCACATATGAGATCCCTctctaaaacttaaaaaaatcttgtttttctgATTGGCATTTCATGCTATCATTTTAGAAGTTTTCGTGAGGTGGccaattaaataatttttcttgtaactccagatttttttgtagttaCCGTACTTTCACCCAATCTGgctctttcaaataatttcgcACCAATACGGACCAATTGAAATATTGCCCTGACTTATAAATGCTCAACGCTCAAACGAATTGTTAAAGATTATTTTGAACTCTATAAAACGCCAAGTTGCCACCAAAGatgtacatttcaaaattcggaaattagATTTGTATTCCAGAAAGATAAAGACAATTCGTTgtcgttgaaaaaatatttgaaattggtgaaaatccaaattataTCATAACGAACGAGAATTACAGTTAGGaatataaaagtttgaaaactataatttttagtttgaatatttttagtaaatttagTTCTACACATACCGTATTCGCACTATTAGtgtcaaaatgtcaaaatatttattaagaTATATTCATACCTCTTACCTTACAGCTGTGAGAGTTCaagaaaataacaattaaaGATTCTAGCATCATCCCCCCATTTTTAAGATTTCCATATCTaacaattcttgaaaaattcaaaacacgACCatcaaattaaatatattctCTCCTGCAAAAATCCAGTGACAAGGTCGATCATTTTTGGGTCACTCACTCCTTGAAACTGTTTGGTTTGTTGATTGATCAGTCTTTCttcctctttcttttcttttcaatttatcctagattattcaaaaagaagGACATACACTGTGATAGTCTAACCATATAAAGTATATAGTTATAAACTTTTCAGTAGTCTAACCTTGACTGGTACTTAGCTAACTTAATAGACATGAAAAGATGGGCAAAGTGTGCGCCTCACTGACCGCGAAGTTACATAATCCGTGGCGGAAGGTTCAAAAACAGAGAATTGAGAAAGAATACATAAAAAATGAAGTCGGAAGACTCTTGGCGGCGCTCTTTTTGTTCAGAATTATAGAGTTGAGGTTGAAGTTTGattaattaaatgtttttttggaaaaaaggtttCCAAAAGTAAGCTGACCTTCATTTCAGGaagacttttgaaaaagtctTACTCATCATTCCATCAATCTGTTTCTATTTCCTTACCACCCTGAGAgatcaccaaaaaagttgtatgGCGGGAGAAATAAGCGAACAATATGTTTCCGCCAAAAGATACGCCGCCATGAAGGAAAGTGATTTAGAATAGTTTTTTGCGGTCAGTTTAccttgaaagaaaaaactgttGGAATGTGGGTATCGAGATGTAGGTGAAACTTTAATTCAATGTGGGTGAAACTTTAATTCGGGGAAATTGAAGATTCTACGGTCTTtggtacaaaaaaattgaaggaaactCCACAATATGCTATTTTCAAGCAGGTCCAAAAATGCCTGCCTGGCTTTTAGACAAtcagttaaaaacttttcaattttcaataaattttttttgctgaaaatggcTTGATTTTGGGAAATACCAAAAGGAGTTCTTTATTAACAAGTTCTCCAAATTAAGAATATACTGGATTTTTCCCCAATGAAACAATTTCTCAGATTAAAGTACAAGTCAGAAGCTTCTTAGGCTTGTTGTTGAAGCCAATGTCACGGGATCAGTATTAGGAATCGTCtagtgttttgaaaacaatgcTAATAAAACTCCTAGACGTCATTTACACTGACACCTATTTCTCAAACCATAACAACAATTTTCCACCACTTGTGGCTCTAAGAGCTCTTGCCTTTACCTAAAAAGAAACCGCGAGCTCCACTCCAAAATGTCCTTGGTATCGAAGAACCATCCATGATTTATGGGACCTTATTCTTATTCTATTCCATTTTCTGTATAATATCTGGTTGACAATGAAATGCGCGAAAGAAAACACTTGAGTTCTTCTTCTCCACACACGGGCGGCTCCTTCGTGGTTAACCCTCTAATTAACTATCTCACCGCTTCTTCTTCACCTCTCCATATTGCTGACAGATGACTTACCCGAAAAATGGAAGTGATGGACAAATAACACTGTTTGCGAACATTCGGAACTCGGAAAGATCAAAGAAATAGCGTCAATCATATCTGATTTTACATGCTTCTCGCATCATTTCACGCTTCTCTCAAACGGCTTCACCTTCCAGAAACAGATGTCATTTTGAGGAAGAAATGATGTGTGGAAATACGAAGAGGATAAACCTATTATCATCTGTCGGTTTGTCTTAATTTCTCAAATACACTGCTTATCCAATTCAATGTGTCTCGAGGGTGTCACTTCACATTTGAATGAACTAAATTCGTGTAATCCTGGTAACCAGGAGACATTGTGAAATCGAAATCGTCGGAAATGGTATTCTTACagttttggtaaaaaagtATGGTGGTTTGACTAAAGATCTTATCTTCTTGAAATCTTTTAGAAGTCTACAACTTATCATTTAGCGGCATTCcaactaataaataaaaactaacaacgatacctgaaaattgtcaactgaaaaattgacaaacttttctattgattattttattgctttctaaaatttcaatatagctgttaattgattgaaaataaattttataagttGTCAtgttgctggaaatttttcatagaattttgcaatttttttgaactttttttaaagttaaaaaaaaacttgaacatATTTAGCTACCTTCCcagattaaaattttatgtcaactttttcaaaaatttaaaaatgattaattgATCATTAATTAATTATCTCCACACCCGGCCAAAGTTCGTTAATTAGTTCTGTAAcaaattgcgaattttttggtaataaCTTGGAAACTGTCTGGCAGCAACTTAGAAGTAAGCTGCAGCCTGATaccaaaattgagaaaaatcgaattccaaTCTAAACGAGAACGAAAAAGCTAATTGTTAAATGTAgaagattcaaaaatgtatccttacgttaattgcaaaaatataaatgttttcatGCACTCTCCTCCCATACCAACAATGAAAAGTAAGTCTGCAACAATCATAATGAAATCCGATGATTTCTTCACCCCAATTAGCCTGCCAATGACTTATCAATTCACACAAATCAAAGCATGCCGCCAGTAATTATTCGTTGCCATCACGAGAATCCGCTTATTCTctcctcttttctttttttggttgtCGCTTTTTTGGCGGACGAGAGTCAATTAGCATGCCCTCCGATTGCCAGGTAGCCTATTCCTCACCTTAATTTGTTTGACCAATATATACACAAGTAAGGACAAATATTGTCATGAAAATGGGTAATCCCACATATACATTGACTGTGAACAAGTTGTACCGACAAAAGAGATACCGCTTGAAAAGGAAGGAGAGAATGGTTTGTAAACATTAAAGAGATGGATTACTGTACGGGAGGGACGGTTGCTTTGAATTATGTAATTTGGTAAGTCATCGGGAGTACATTACAAAGGTCATAAGATTGCTGCTGTGATTATTAGATTAGCACCGACATGTGTCAACAGATTGGGACagattatcaaattttgcacGCCGATtctaatgaaaattggaatgagGAAAACATTTCTTGAAATGTGACAACTTCTTCGAAACCTTTTGAAGTAGTTTCCAAGTGGCTGCCAAGACACTatgaacttaaatttttttttaaagttgcaCAGTTTTAATTACCGCAATGTAATTCTGGTTCAGTTCGAAGCATGATaacactttcaaatttttattatcacgttatcgaagtttttgaacaagtGTGTCATTTTTCCCAGCAAGCGACAACTTGTAACAAAATTCTGacgttaaaaatttcatattagaaaaaaattgatcatcTATCGTGAATGCTaacatatttgaaattttaaagagcTTTGAAAACACAGAACAAATAATTAGCTGCCTCATTGCCTTCAGCATCCAATAGTCTATCTTCAATGATTTTTCCAGTTCCAAATGTTTGGAATCGATGGAGAATGCAACTTTTATCGTATATCTCTCGAGCATGTGAAGTTTGAGCATACACCTTAAATATTCAATCAGTTCACGATGGtaagaaacatatattttacCGTGAATTCGGATTTTGGCTGCATGACAACTCCGGTTGGAAGCGGGACTCCATTCACTGTGGCCACACCATCAACGATTCGTGAGAAAAGGAAATCGTCCAAGCATTGAGtctaaaatataaaagaaaatgtttcaaatgttaTCTGTTAGTAGAAAAACTTACATTGCGCAAGCGTTAGTAAGCCctaattggaaatttagagAAGGAGAGTAGCCGTGctgatttttgttaaatttgataATTAGTAGGGTAATTAAAAAAGGGAAACTTATTGTTAGATCAAAATCTTAAAACGCTAATTGCGACTTTTGCTGGTTTgggcaaattttgagtttatgaGTTTGCAATATCAACTTCAGTTGTgataagaattaaaaaaaactactgtttCCGACTGCTGCAATattggcaaaattttagatttgagtttttcaaagttttgtgattttttttcataattttgtaaaaaaatgcttttgaGAACTATACGAAGATCCGTTTTTTAGCCATTTGAATCAGTTACTGTGAAAAATACCAGAAACAGTACTCAGCTCTGACTTGACACCCAGATTCAAAACTAcagttaacaaaaaatgtagcCACCTATTACtgttaaatttgaatactCACATGATATCTACTATTATTCTTGAGAACAATAAAATCGGGATGAGATTTGATAATTGAGATATGTTTACTccattttgaatcaaaatctGGTCCAGTTTCAGTACTCCATTGTGGTTCTTGATCTGGTTTATAGGATGATGTGCCCGTCATGTTCGAATTAACAGAAATAGTATCTTCAAAATGAACGTGTACAGGATTTTCGTCTAAAATCGGAGAATCCTGAAATCTCCGGtttaaactttcaagtttcagtttcaattCCTTGTTTTCTGACAATACTTCTGATGCTTGCATTTCGGTAGTTTCTCGGCTTTTTTGAATTAGTCCAATTCTGGAAGTGAGCCTCTTCATTTCATGTTCCATCACAGCCATATCGCTTTTCAACCGAGTATTTTCTAGTTTCAGATGatcattttcagcttgaaGCTTCAGCATTTCTTctgcaaattggaaaaaggaGAATTCATGAAAgagaagttaaaaaatattatatgaaaagaaaatgaaaattccaggTCGAACTGATAAGAATTGGCTTGGCGAGGACGTAACCTAATGCAACTTTTCGATTAACACGAGGTGTTGTACAAAGCCCCGAAAATTCttgtcaaaaatcaaacaaagataaaaataatattaaaaggTGCAAATGGCTTCCCTGGAGCAAAGTTTATGGGGAACAGGAAGGTGTCAAGATATTGACTCTATGTCGTTAATTACGCAGTAATTTTGATGTCTCATTTAGAGTGGTTAATTataatttatagttttaaaatattattaaagaAACTAAATAAacaatatgaaaataaataaaaaattctcgaatttaaatgttattcttcaaactaaaaaaagtaTCTTTAAcggaaagttttcaaattgggCTAATCGAAATATTGCATTTTAACTGGAACCGCGAGATGCCGTCTacatcattttttcagaattaaaagtATTGCTATTAAGTTAAACTTCAGAAAATGCATTATTTTGTTTGTTAAAATTCTGTTATTTTTCGgacaattcgaaaaataacagaaaaactacattttgaaaactacgtCCGAGAAGATGAATTCCTAGTTCCGGGGCCcatttaaataaaacattatccAAACAATactcatatttttttagatcatAATTTCTGTAATAAGGCGCCAATTACCTTTGTTTTCCATTGTCTCTCAGAAGTCgccaaaaatccaataaaatcaTACTCCACACTTCCAAGACCTGGAAATCAAATAGTCTGATAAAAGTCATAAACCATGACGTCATACCTATAAAGAGGTTGTAACTGGATTGCGTGAACCTCTTAATTGTAATTGCATACGGAACAACGTGCATATCGATGTCATAACTTGAGATAcaatctggaaaaaaggaaGCGTGGCAGAGGTATTAAAAGAAAAGACATCTGCCAGGAACAGCTAATTATGGAGAGGTGAAGGCTTGTAAAAGAAAGAAACACCTGCCTGACTGACTGATCGATATCAAGACATCTATACAGTTATTATAAGATGGGCATTGTAATAGTAGCACAAAAGGGTCAAGTTAGTTTAGGATTTTTCTGGTTGAGGGGATTCGATATTTGAATCGAAAACTTTGATTACATTTGTGACTAGTCTGGGCACTTCGCGGGATTTGGTGGGatcttttaaataatttgaaaacaaaaaaaaatgacgaattttctttttattattGAACTCACCAAAATCTTTTACTATAACTTGACAACTTGATTCAGAGatattgaataaatttatagGTTTTCCAATTcatacttttttcaagaaccccaattttttttcatatctgTTTCAATAGTTTTCAACATATGTAACAAAAGAATCTtatcagaaaatattaaaaatgctcGCTAGTGATGTCATTTTGATGAGAATGCTGCATTTGTCTCAAGATTTATACCGATTTTTTGCACTCCGAGAGATTGTAAGTACATACGTAAAACTCCGTGCGCAAATAGTAATAAGCTTCTTGATATTAGATTTATATAGCTTTAGAAAAGAACcggcatttttttaaatgtaaaaaatgagacggtatttaaaaatattaattttagagAATGAGTCATgtaacatttttctattttttcggtATTTCTGAGAGCATTTCATTCCCATATGAAAAATCCGgtctttttaatattttcgaTTATTATGGGTACGTGTTTGCAATAATGGTAAAACTACTGAAACTAAcgataacaaaacaaaaaataaaccgaTCCGCAAGCCACAATTCATTCCCCACAGGCAAACTCCATTTTCAAAGACTAGGGACTACTAAAGATCAGAGCAATCACAGTTTTGTTTCTTTCGAATTTTGCTATTTCCCATTAGCTTTTGCATGTTGATTTCTTATAACGACCAAATTATTTCcaaaccagccgtggaccgcaccttcggcgcggcccccgacttctggggctgaaaattaattttttatgacactaccgtaaccctacagtattcctaccgtaccactattgtaccactacagtaccccgactatatccctacactaaccctaactcactatccctccagaagccaaaacttcacagactacaaagactacatagactacaaactatggacacacagaataagcgctttatatatagtaaatgatgatTAGTATTTGTAAGCTTCTCCTGAAAATGGCTACAACAACTTCAGATcattttcctgcaaaattttattatttattctaattttaattgttttcagtaGGTCTGCGATAAACAAAACGTTGCAGAATTGTTTCAAGCTTTTCAaggtaattttcaataaaaattaaacggTTTTGAGCAACCGTTTCATTTAATATAATTAGTTTTGCTATAGATAGCATTTTTAGGTCACAGgacagttttccaaaaacttgaaattctcCCTTGAACGCGCTGCTCCAACTAAAAATGTAACTTTGCTCCTTGTTTCTGCCTTGTGATACCATGCTTTCTCATAGGCGTTAGTATGATTATGTTCAAGTTCACACCTTGAAGaatctttttttgagaataaaatagTCTTTATTCTGAATGAAATGAACACTTGAACTATAGTATTTTAAGATTATCTAAGGGTAATATGCtttaaatcttttaaaaaatcggagaaaatcATGATTTAGTTTTGATTTAAATATTGATCTCGCGAATATTGTTTCTAAATGTAGTCtagtttataatttaaaaaattgtaactgGGAAATTCTAACAAAATTCCCTGTTGATCTTATTCTGATCACTGCATTTTA of Caenorhabditis elegans chromosome II contains these proteins:
- the hlh-14 gene encoding Helix-loop-helix protein 14 (Confirmed by transcript evidence) is translated as MAKKNQVARNERERKRVHQVNHGFDVLRNRLQPKNHTKKWSKADTLREAVKYIQQLQVLLNQDPQQPSVSSSTPDYTMNNSNNFNNYAVKEEFSMYLPQNYCPQNQMSVPHGDVSHNFNSPTSSVSSSSYSPTQMCYPPVSYSNYPHH
- the F10C1.9 gene encoding Lamin (Confirmed by transcript evidence), which codes for MENKEEMLKLQAENDHLKLENTRLKSDMAVMEHEMKRLTSRIGLIQKSRETTEMQASEVLSENKELKLKLESLNRRFQDSPILDENPVHVHFEDTISVNSNMTGTSSYKPDQEPQWSTETGPDFDSKWSKHISIIKSHPDFIVLKNNSRYHTQCLDDFLFSRIVDGVATVNGVPLPTGVVMQPKSEFTVYAQTSHAREIYDKSCILHRFQTFGTGKIIEDRLLDAEGNEAANYLFCVFKAL
- the F10C1.9 gene encoding LZ_Tnp_IS66 domain-containing protein (Confirmed by transcript evidence) codes for the protein MLKLQAENDHLKLENTRLKSDMAVMEHEMKRLTSRIGLIQKSRETTEMQASEVLSENKELKLKLESLNRRFQDSPILDENPVHVHFEDTISVNSNMTGTSSYKPDQEPQWSTETGPDFDSKWSKHISIIKSHPDFIVLKNNSRYHTQCLDDFLFSRIVDGVATVNGVPLPTGVVMQPKSEFTVYAQTSHAREIYDKSCILHRFQTFGTGKIIEDRLLDAEGNEAANYLFCVFKAL